The Syngnathus typhle isolate RoL2023-S1 ecotype Sweden linkage group LG1, RoL_Styp_1.0, whole genome shotgun sequence genome includes a window with the following:
- the intu gene encoding protein inturned isoform X1, which produces MSSSNDPQPEWPDNVQKNGELFYLELSQEEEEAAADRSSRARISEGKRDSGDRGDTREGGMPSGSVSKTQLRTAWVYLNPKGVGDSGALPLLEALLGVVRRPGKRNGAAMGREERLTVDGLIPGGPASKCGHVLIGDVLVAVGNVEVNAENIEQVLAGIAEPSQVRLTLATPWSSSRAAAPSISPPTRPLLGDDGSETQMFAARIPHALMYLSLKMDTKSPQDEEEILYQYPASEAAARLKGARGIFLTLCDMLDSVTGAHVVSSTLLLDKHLVHVGYWKEGHALLVLGLPAERVPLLSLQSLVGDVVRTLQFTHGSLERAFGKTEGTVQLDHFFRLFFLRLLRPSDSPPAPPADDAENIFLDGLPAVRWLTLPVQVKTNVDSVLSDFEASDFGEMSEDSFGLRRLYGILGSCLFYKSYLIASHLPKEDLLDVCLYIRHYRLLSAERRRRRRTGQLLIWREVFLQGPLPRRHFLLIVGLGCWLQCVLLEARSCARHSDASPGPDCIYVDQAKATLLRLEILEEAVEDRLNAPAAPRLFCADWFLQAGPSQAHLDGPFGEKTQDWRGEGHTDTGASSPAIPRLDTNEAPCHEDHCLLHFFFFFLHQAQWTKRSNPFYLSALMKTLSRRDADEMPGASRLSVGAENILFHYLLMETVQGIFIGPTLTDEAQLGGSVHPLLVRNFHRCCLSIRAVFKENMSLQGQRAAGRPGGVGPVKEHGVLFQFLPENRTEQRKAAPTLTYWVIGRLLLEPVPQEFYVCFHDSVPEVPVEMAFRLSFGLAT; this is translated from the exons ATGTCATCGAGCAa TGACCCGCAACCCGAATGGCCGGACAACGTCCAGAAAAATGGCGAGCTCTTCTATTTGGAGCTGAgccaagaagaagaggaggctgCGGCCGACCGAAGTTCGCGGGCTCGGATCTCGGAAGGAAAACGTGACTCCGGGGATCGAGGAGACACGAGGGAGGGCGGGATGCCATCAGGGTCCGTCTCAAAGACGCAGCTCAGGACCGCGTGGGTCTACCTCAACCCGAAAGGCGTCGGTGACTCGGGTGCTCTCCCTCTGCTGGAGGCTTTGCTCGGGGTGGTGCGTCGTCCAGGTAAGCGGAATGGCGCCGCGATGGGACGGGAGGAAAGACTGACGGTGGACGGCCTGATTCCCGGCGGCCCGGCCAGCAAGTGCGGTCACGTCCTAATTG GCGATGTCCTCGTTGCCGTGGGCAACGTGGAGGTGAACGCTGAAAACATCGAGCAAGTTCTGGCGGGCATTGCGGAACCATCTCAG gTGAGGCTGACCTTGGCGACACCCTGGAGTTCGAGCCGCGCTGCCGCACCTTCCATCAGCCCGCCGACGCGTCCGCTCCTCGGGGATGACGGGTCCGAAACGCAGATGTTTGCCGCGCGCATCCCGCACGCGCTCATGTACCTCTCGCTCAAAATGGACACCAAGTCCCCGCAGGACGAG GAGGAGATCTTGTACCAGTACCCGGCGTCGGAGGCGGCCGCCCGGCTCAAGGGCGCCAGAGGGATCTTCTTGACGCTGTGCGACATGCTCGACAGCGTCACGGGAGCTCACGTGGTCAG TTCCACGCTGCTGCTGGACAAGCATCTGGTGCACGTGGGCTACTGGAAAGAAGGCCACGCCCTGCTGGTGCTTGGACTTCCTGCTGAGAG GGTTCCTTTGCTCAGCCTGCAATCCCTGGTGGGCGATGTCGTGCGGACGTTACAATTCACGCATGGATCCTTGGAAAG GGCCTTCGGCAAGACGGAGGGCACGGTGCAGCTGGACCACTTCTTCCGTTTGTTCTTCCTGCGGCTCCTACGACCGTCAGATTCTCccccggcgccgcccgccgacGACGCCGAGAACATCTTCCTGGACGGGCTGCCGGCCGTGCGCTGGCTCACGCTGCCCGTACAAGTCAAA ACAAACGTGGACTCTGTGCTCAGTGACTTTGAGGCCTCTGATTTTGGAGAAATG TCGGAGGACTCCTTCGGCCTGAGGCGTCTCTACGGGATCCTGGGCTCTTGTCTCTTCTACAAG TCGTACCTGATCGCCAGCCATCTCCCTAAAGAGGATCTGCTGGACGTGTGTTTGTACATTCGCCACTACCGCCTGCTGTCCgccgagcggcggcggcggcggcggacggGCCAACTGCTCATCTGGCGCGAGGTCTTTCTTCAGGGTCCCCTTCCTCGACGACACTTCCTTCTCATTGTGGGCTTG GGCTGCTGGCTGCAGTGTGTGCTGCTGGAGGCCAGAAGCTGCGCGAGGCATTCCGATGCATCTCCGGGCCCCGATTGCATTTACGTAGATCAG GCCAAGGCCACGCTGCTACGATTGGAGATTCTGGAGGAAGCTGTCGAAGATCGCCTGAACGCCCCCGCTGCTCCGCGCCTGTTCTGTGCAGACTGGTTCCTCCAAGCTGGCCCGTCCCAGGCCCATCTAGACGGCCCGTTTGGGGAGAAGACCCAAGATTGGCGGGGTGAGGGACACACGGACACCGGGGCAAGTTCTCCAGCGATTCCACGACTCGACACAAACGAAGCACCCTGCCATGAGGATCATTgcttgttgcattttttttttttcttcctccatcaGGCCCAGTGGACAAAGCGGTCCAACCCGTTCTACCTGAGCGCACTCATGAAGACTCTGAGTAGGAGGGATGCGGACGAGATGCCCGGCGCCAGCAG GCTGAGCGTCGGTGCCGAGAACATCTTGTTCCACTACCTGCTCATGGAAACGGTCCAGGGGATCTTCATCGGGCCCACGCTAACGGACGAGGCTCAGCTCGGCGGATCCGTTCACCCGTTGCTCGTTCGCAACTTTCACCGCTGCTGCCTGTCCATTCGGGCCGTGTTCAAAGAAAACATGTCGCTGCAA GGGCAGCGGGCGGCTGGGCGGCCTGGTGGCGTGGGCCCGGTCAAAGAGCACGGAGTCTTGTTCCAGTTTCTACCTGAAAACCGGACAGAACAGAGGAAAGCCGCACCCACCCTGACGTACTGGGTCATCGG GCGATTGTTGCTGGAGCCCGTTCCTCAAGAGTTCTATGTGTGCTTTCACGACTCTGTACCGGAGGTTCCTGTGGAGATGGCCTTCAGACTCTCTTTTGGTTTGGCCACTTGA
- the mfap3l gene encoding microfibrillar-associated protein 3-like, translating to MLRAAALNLALAVWLVACHTAAPSGDGSGTDVTDGANGSVPAALAARSQLIAREGSCVLIDCNVTGEPFPSIRWFNSHGDLIHADAGGKWWLLENGVLNISAIEFADRGKYTCVASNAHGASNCTVTLRVVLATGDMGVYYMVVCLVTFTIIMVLNVTRLCMMSSHLKKTEKAINEFFRTEGAEKLQKAFEIAKRIPIITSTKTVELAKVTQFKTMELARYIEELARSIPLPPLIMNCRTFMEEILEVVGVEEMRHTFLRQGPEGRGPTDGGPIDALGLMRERQRQRGRQLERSPSPAADSDNSTVREQPQRIAIQVSVHPPLEPPPAAPLQDHPQGSPGECPAGPPPCRVFYESHV from the exons atGTTGCGGGCCGCTGCACTGAACCTTGCGCTTGCTGTGTGGCTTGTGGCTTGCCACACCGCCGCCCCGTCGGGAGACGGAAGCGGCACGGACGTGACGGATGGCGCAAACGGGTCCGTCCCGGCCGCGCTGGCCGCCAGGAGCCAGCTGATCGCCCGCGAGGGAAGCTGCGTGCTGATCGACTGCAATGTCACCGGCGAGCCCTTCCCCAGCATCAGGTGGTTCAACTCGCACGGCGACCTCATCCACGCCGACGCCG GTGGCAAGTGGTGGTTGTTGGAGAACGGCGTCCTCAACATCAGCGCCATTGAATTCGCCGACCGCGGCAAGTACACGTGCGTGGCGTCCAACGCGCACGGCGCCTCCAACTGCACGGTGACGCTGCGCGTGGTCTTAGCCACGGGCGACATGGGCGTCTACTACATGGTGGTGTGCCTGGTGACCTTCACCATCATCATGGTGCTCAACGTCACGCGCCTGTGCATGATGAGCAGCCACCTGAAGAAGACGGAGAAAGCCATCAACGAGTTCTTCCGCACCGAGGGCGCGGAGAAGCTGCAGAAGGCCTTTGAGATTGCCAAGCGCATCCCCATCATCACCTCCACCAAGACGGTGGAGCTGGCCAAGGTGACGCAGTTCAAGACCATGGAGCTGGCGCGCTACATCGAGGAGCTGGCGCGCAGCATCCCGCTGCCGCCGCTCATCATGAACTGCCGCACTTTCATGGAGGAGATCCTGGAGGTGGTGGGCGTGGAAGAGATGAGGCACACCTTCCTCAGGCAGGGGCCCGAGGGAAGGGGGCCCACCGACGGCGGCCCCATAGACGCGCTGGGTCTCATGCGGGAGCGGCAGCGCCAGCGGGGCCGGCAGCTGGAGCGCAGCCCGTCGCCCGCCGCAGACTCGGATAACTCCACGGTCCGGGAGCAGCCGCAGCGCATCGCCATCCAGGTGTCAGTGCACCCGCCGTTGGAACCGCCGCCCGCCGCGCCCCTCCAAGACCACCCCCAAGGGAGCCCCGGCGAGTGTCCCGCCGGGCCGCCGCCCTGCCGGGTTTTCTACGAGAGTCACGTGTGA
- the ino80b gene encoding INO80 complex subunit B, protein MGKRKDVAHSRFPCEGNVGLHGMHKHKHKKHKRHKRKHSEIPEPVVIPRPPPQLRLKIKLGGQTLGTKSVPTFTVHPGVACPPSPLMIVDDDDDDDDEDNDDDEEEDEEDDEPSVPLEQYRAWLDEDSNMATSPLPDMDSDSMLVVPADEEERWLDALEKGELDDNGELKKEVDESLLTARQKALLHKQQIQPLLELPMGYKEKEMTVEMMQKREERARKRRLQAAKKAEESKNQTIERLTKTSKAKIKSTREKKSKLSQCPIVRYSDSSRGVTISFPAGVPAPAPHPPPPLVPPVSCGVSGCSNPKKYSCSKTGVPLCSLQCYKRNMQAVC, encoded by the exons ATGGGCAAAAGAAAAGACGTGGCTCATTCCAGGTTTCCCT GCGAAGGTAACGTGGGGCTGCATGGCATGCACAAACATAAGCATAAGAAACACAAGAGGCACAAGAGGAAGCACTCTGAGATTCCAGAGCCCGTCGTCATCCCTCGCCCGCCCCCGCAACTGCGACTCAAGATCAAGCTGGGAGGACAGACGCTAGGGACAAAGAG TGTTCCTACTTTCACCGTGCACCCTGGTGTGGCTTGTCCTCCCTCGCCATTGATGATcgtggacgacgacgacgatgacgacgacgaagacaacgacgacgacgaggaggaagacgaggaagaTGACGAGCCCTCTGTGCCTCTGGAGCAGTATCGGGCCTGGCTGG ATGAAGACAGCAACATGGCCACGTCTCCTCTGCCTGACATGGACTCTGACTCCATGTTGGTCGTGCCCGCggacgaggaggagaggtggctTGACGCTCTGGAGAAAGGTGAGCTTGACGACAACGGCGAGCTCAAGAAGGAGGTTGACGAGTCCCTGCTCACGGCTCGACAG AAAGCACTACTCCACAAGCAGCAGATACAGCCCCTCCTGGAGCTGCCCATGGGCTACAAAGAGAAGGAGATGACCGTGGAGATGATGCAGAAGCGGGAAGAGCGCGCTCGCAAGCGGCGCTTGCAGGCGGCCAAGAAAGCGGAGGAGAGCAAGAACCAGACCATCGAGAGACTCACCAAGACCAGCAAGGCCAAGATCAAAAGCACGCGAGAGAAGAAGTCCAAGCTTAGCCAGTGTCCCATCGTCCGCTACAGTGACTCGTCCCGAGGCGTGACCATCTCCTTCCCCGCCGGCGTCCCCGCCCCCGCGCCGCACCCTCCGCCGCCTCTGGTCCCCCCCGTGAGCTGCGGGGTGAGCGGCTGCTCCAACCCGAAGAAATACAGCTGCTCCAAAACGGGCGTCCCTCTGTGCAGCCTGCAGTGCTACAAAAGGAACATGCAGGCAGTTTGTTGA
- the aadat gene encoding kynurenine/alpha-aminoadipate aminotransferase, mitochondrial: MNYARFLTAVSAARKPSPIRMLTELQQRSPPSLISLAAGAPNPNTFPFESATIKVKNGPDVSFDRVSMKRALQYSASSGIPELLTWMKNLQKSLHDPPTASYSPERGQMDLCVTTGSQEGLCKVFEMLVNPGDDVLLDSPTYPGTLAALQPLGCNIINVASDQHGMIPAALKEVLSHWDPSDARRPKLLYTIPNGGNPTGASMTEQRKREVYELASLYDMLIIEDDPYYFLQFDKPRAPTFLSMDVDGRIIRTDSFSKILSSGLRMGFVTGPKPLVERVVLHIQASTMHTSTFTQLMVSQLLHSWGQDGFLQHVDGVSEFYRKQRDAMISSAHKWLTGLAKWHSPSAGMFLWMELMGVSDTRQLIMEKALEKEVLLVPGGVFMIDSDEPCSHVRAAYSLSTPEQIDLAFGRLAALIKEAS, from the exons ATGAATTATGCTCGTTTCCTCACAGCTGTCAGTGCAGCAAGGAAACCGTCGCCCATCAGAATGCTGA CGGAGCTGCAGCAGCGCTCGCCCCCGTCGCTGATTTCGCTGGCCGCAGGCGCGCCCAACCCCAACACGTTCCCCTTTGAGTCGGCCACCATCAAGGTCAAGAACGGCCCAGACGTCTCCTTCGACCGGGTGTCCATGAAAAGGGCTCTTCAGTACTCTGCTTCCAGCGG AATCCCCGAGCTGCTGACGTGGATGAAGAACCTGCAGAAGAGTCTCCACGACCCGCCGACGGCGTCCTACAGTCCCGAGCGGGGACAGATGGACTTGTGTGTCACCACGGGGAGCCAGGAGGGACTCTGCAAG GTGTTCGAGATGCTGGTCAATCCAGGAGACGACGTCCTGCTGGACTCGCCCACCTACCCCGGAACACTGGCGGCG CTCCAGCCGTTGGGTTGCAACATCATCAACGTCGCCAGCGATCAGCACGGCATGATACCGGCCGCCCTCAAGGAGGTCTTGTCCCACTGGGACCCGTCGGACGCTCGCAGGCCCAAGCTGCTCTACACCATCCCCAACGGGGGGAACCCCACGGGGGCATCCATGACGGAGCAGAGGAAGAGGGAAGTCTACGAG CTGGCGAGCTTGTACGACATGCTGATCATCGAGGACGATCCGTACTACTTCCTGCAGTTTGACAAGCCCCGGGCGCCGACCTTCCTCTCCATGGACGTGGACGGCCGCATCATCAGAACCGACTCCTTTTCCAAGATCCTGTCTTCGGG CTTGAGGATGGGCTTTGTAACGGGTCCCAAGCCGCTGGTCGAGCGGGTGGTGCTGCACATCCAGGCCTCCACCATGCACACCAGCACCTTCACGCAG CTCATGGTGTCGCAACTGTTGCACAGCTGGGGACAAGATGGCTTCCTTCAGCACGTAGACGG GGTGAGTGAGTTCTACAGAAAACAGCGCGACGCCATGATTAGCTCCGCTCACAAGTGGCTCACAG GTTTGGCCAAATGGCACAGTCCCTCGGCCGGGATGTTTCTGTGGATGGAGCTGATGGGCGTCAGTGACACCAGGCAGCTTATCATGGAGAAGGCCTTGGAGAAAGAG GTGCTGCTGGTCCCAGGCGGCGTGTTCATGATCGACAGCGACGAGCCGTGTTCTCACGTCAGGGCGGCGTATTCGCTATCCACGCCGGAACAGATTGACCTG GCCTTTGGTCGTCTCGCCGCACTCATCAAAGAGGCCTCGTGA
- the intu gene encoding protein inturned isoform X2: MSSSNDPQPEWPDNVQKNGELFYLELSQEEEEAAADRSSRARISEGKRDSGDRGDTREGGMPSGSVSKTQLRTAWVYLNPKGVGDSGALPLLEALLGVVRRPGKRNGAAMGREERLTVDGLIPGGPASKCGHVLIGDVLVAVGNVEVNAENIEQVLAGIAEPSQVRLTLATPWSSSRAAAPSISPPTRPLLGDDGSETQMFAARIPHALMYLSLKMDTKSPQDEEEILYQYPASEAAARLKGARGIFLTLCDMLDSVTGAHVVSSTLLLDKHLVHVGYWKEGHALLVLGLPAERVPLLSLQSLVGDVVRTLQFTHGSLERAFGKTEGTVQLDHFFRLFFLRLLRPSDSPPAPPADDAENIFLDGLPAVRWLTLPVQVKTNVDSVLSDFEASDFGEMSEDSFGLRRLYGILGSCLFYKSYLIASHLPKEDLLDVCLYIRHYRLLSAERRRRRRTGQLLIWREVFLQGPLPRRHFLLIVGLGCWLQCVLLEARSCARHSDASPGPDCIYVDQAKATLLRLEILEEAVEDRLNAPAAPRLFCADWFLQAGPSQAHLDGPFGEKTQDWRGEGHTDTGAQWTKRSNPFYLSALMKTLSRRDADEMPGASRLSVGAENILFHYLLMETVQGIFIGPTLTDEAQLGGSVHPLLVRNFHRCCLSIRAVFKENMSLQGQRAAGRPGGVGPVKEHGVLFQFLPENRTEQRKAAPTLTYWVIGRLLLEPVPQEFYVCFHDSVPEVPVEMAFRLSFGLAT, translated from the exons ATGTCATCGAGCAa TGACCCGCAACCCGAATGGCCGGACAACGTCCAGAAAAATGGCGAGCTCTTCTATTTGGAGCTGAgccaagaagaagaggaggctgCGGCCGACCGAAGTTCGCGGGCTCGGATCTCGGAAGGAAAACGTGACTCCGGGGATCGAGGAGACACGAGGGAGGGCGGGATGCCATCAGGGTCCGTCTCAAAGACGCAGCTCAGGACCGCGTGGGTCTACCTCAACCCGAAAGGCGTCGGTGACTCGGGTGCTCTCCCTCTGCTGGAGGCTTTGCTCGGGGTGGTGCGTCGTCCAGGTAAGCGGAATGGCGCCGCGATGGGACGGGAGGAAAGACTGACGGTGGACGGCCTGATTCCCGGCGGCCCGGCCAGCAAGTGCGGTCACGTCCTAATTG GCGATGTCCTCGTTGCCGTGGGCAACGTGGAGGTGAACGCTGAAAACATCGAGCAAGTTCTGGCGGGCATTGCGGAACCATCTCAG gTGAGGCTGACCTTGGCGACACCCTGGAGTTCGAGCCGCGCTGCCGCACCTTCCATCAGCCCGCCGACGCGTCCGCTCCTCGGGGATGACGGGTCCGAAACGCAGATGTTTGCCGCGCGCATCCCGCACGCGCTCATGTACCTCTCGCTCAAAATGGACACCAAGTCCCCGCAGGACGAG GAGGAGATCTTGTACCAGTACCCGGCGTCGGAGGCGGCCGCCCGGCTCAAGGGCGCCAGAGGGATCTTCTTGACGCTGTGCGACATGCTCGACAGCGTCACGGGAGCTCACGTGGTCAG TTCCACGCTGCTGCTGGACAAGCATCTGGTGCACGTGGGCTACTGGAAAGAAGGCCACGCCCTGCTGGTGCTTGGACTTCCTGCTGAGAG GGTTCCTTTGCTCAGCCTGCAATCCCTGGTGGGCGATGTCGTGCGGACGTTACAATTCACGCATGGATCCTTGGAAAG GGCCTTCGGCAAGACGGAGGGCACGGTGCAGCTGGACCACTTCTTCCGTTTGTTCTTCCTGCGGCTCCTACGACCGTCAGATTCTCccccggcgccgcccgccgacGACGCCGAGAACATCTTCCTGGACGGGCTGCCGGCCGTGCGCTGGCTCACGCTGCCCGTACAAGTCAAA ACAAACGTGGACTCTGTGCTCAGTGACTTTGAGGCCTCTGATTTTGGAGAAATG TCGGAGGACTCCTTCGGCCTGAGGCGTCTCTACGGGATCCTGGGCTCTTGTCTCTTCTACAAG TCGTACCTGATCGCCAGCCATCTCCCTAAAGAGGATCTGCTGGACGTGTGTTTGTACATTCGCCACTACCGCCTGCTGTCCgccgagcggcggcggcggcggcggacggGCCAACTGCTCATCTGGCGCGAGGTCTTTCTTCAGGGTCCCCTTCCTCGACGACACTTCCTTCTCATTGTGGGCTTG GGCTGCTGGCTGCAGTGTGTGCTGCTGGAGGCCAGAAGCTGCGCGAGGCATTCCGATGCATCTCCGGGCCCCGATTGCATTTACGTAGATCAG GCCAAGGCCACGCTGCTACGATTGGAGATTCTGGAGGAAGCTGTCGAAGATCGCCTGAACGCCCCCGCTGCTCCGCGCCTGTTCTGTGCAGACTGGTTCCTCCAAGCTGGCCCGTCCCAGGCCCATCTAGACGGCCCGTTTGGGGAGAAGACCCAAGATTGGCGGGGTGAGGGACACACGGACACCGGG GCCCAGTGGACAAAGCGGTCCAACCCGTTCTACCTGAGCGCACTCATGAAGACTCTGAGTAGGAGGGATGCGGACGAGATGCCCGGCGCCAGCAG GCTGAGCGTCGGTGCCGAGAACATCTTGTTCCACTACCTGCTCATGGAAACGGTCCAGGGGATCTTCATCGGGCCCACGCTAACGGACGAGGCTCAGCTCGGCGGATCCGTTCACCCGTTGCTCGTTCGCAACTTTCACCGCTGCTGCCTGTCCATTCGGGCCGTGTTCAAAGAAAACATGTCGCTGCAA GGGCAGCGGGCGGCTGGGCGGCCTGGTGGCGTGGGCCCGGTCAAAGAGCACGGAGTCTTGTTCCAGTTTCTACCTGAAAACCGGACAGAACAGAGGAAAGCCGCACCCACCCTGACGTACTGGGTCATCGG GCGATTGTTGCTGGAGCCCGTTCCTCAAGAGTTCTATGTGTGCTTTCACGACTCTGTACCGGAGGTTCCTGTGGAGATGGCCTTCAGACTCTCTTTTGGTTTGGCCACTTGA
- the intu gene encoding protein inturned isoform X3 translates to MSSSNDPQPEWPDNVQKNGELFYLELSQEEEEAAADRSSRARISEGKRDSGDRGDTREGGMPSGSVSKTQLRTAWVYLNPKGVGDSGALPLLEALLGVVRRPGDVLVAVGNVEVNAENIEQVLAGIAEPSQVRLTLATPWSSSRAAAPSISPPTRPLLGDDGSETQMFAARIPHALMYLSLKMDTKSPQDEEEILYQYPASEAAARLKGARGIFLTLCDMLDSVTGAHVVSSTLLLDKHLVHVGYWKEGHALLVLGLPAERVPLLSLQSLVGDVVRTLQFTHGSLERAFGKTEGTVQLDHFFRLFFLRLLRPSDSPPAPPADDAENIFLDGLPAVRWLTLPVQVKTNVDSVLSDFEASDFGEMSEDSFGLRRLYGILGSCLFYKSYLIASHLPKEDLLDVCLYIRHYRLLSAERRRRRRTGQLLIWREVFLQGPLPRRHFLLIVGLGCWLQCVLLEARSCARHSDASPGPDCIYVDQAKATLLRLEILEEAVEDRLNAPAAPRLFCADWFLQAGPSQAHLDGPFGEKTQDWRGEGHTDTGASSPAIPRLDTNEAPCHEDHCLLHFFFFFLHQAQWTKRSNPFYLSALMKTLSRRDADEMPGASRLSVGAENILFHYLLMETVQGIFIGPTLTDEAQLGGSVHPLLVRNFHRCCLSIRAVFKENMSLQGQRAAGRPGGVGPVKEHGVLFQFLPENRTEQRKAAPTLTYWVIGRLLLEPVPQEFYVCFHDSVPEVPVEMAFRLSFGLAT, encoded by the exons ATGTCATCGAGCAa TGACCCGCAACCCGAATGGCCGGACAACGTCCAGAAAAATGGCGAGCTCTTCTATTTGGAGCTGAgccaagaagaagaggaggctgCGGCCGACCGAAGTTCGCGGGCTCGGATCTCGGAAGGAAAACGTGACTCCGGGGATCGAGGAGACACGAGGGAGGGCGGGATGCCATCAGGGTCCGTCTCAAAGACGCAGCTCAGGACCGCGTGGGTCTACCTCAACCCGAAAGGCGTCGGTGACTCGGGTGCTCTCCCTCTGCTGGAGGCTTTGCTCGGGGTGGTGCGTCGTCCAG GCGATGTCCTCGTTGCCGTGGGCAACGTGGAGGTGAACGCTGAAAACATCGAGCAAGTTCTGGCGGGCATTGCGGAACCATCTCAG gTGAGGCTGACCTTGGCGACACCCTGGAGTTCGAGCCGCGCTGCCGCACCTTCCATCAGCCCGCCGACGCGTCCGCTCCTCGGGGATGACGGGTCCGAAACGCAGATGTTTGCCGCGCGCATCCCGCACGCGCTCATGTACCTCTCGCTCAAAATGGACACCAAGTCCCCGCAGGACGAG GAGGAGATCTTGTACCAGTACCCGGCGTCGGAGGCGGCCGCCCGGCTCAAGGGCGCCAGAGGGATCTTCTTGACGCTGTGCGACATGCTCGACAGCGTCACGGGAGCTCACGTGGTCAG TTCCACGCTGCTGCTGGACAAGCATCTGGTGCACGTGGGCTACTGGAAAGAAGGCCACGCCCTGCTGGTGCTTGGACTTCCTGCTGAGAG GGTTCCTTTGCTCAGCCTGCAATCCCTGGTGGGCGATGTCGTGCGGACGTTACAATTCACGCATGGATCCTTGGAAAG GGCCTTCGGCAAGACGGAGGGCACGGTGCAGCTGGACCACTTCTTCCGTTTGTTCTTCCTGCGGCTCCTACGACCGTCAGATTCTCccccggcgccgcccgccgacGACGCCGAGAACATCTTCCTGGACGGGCTGCCGGCCGTGCGCTGGCTCACGCTGCCCGTACAAGTCAAA ACAAACGTGGACTCTGTGCTCAGTGACTTTGAGGCCTCTGATTTTGGAGAAATG TCGGAGGACTCCTTCGGCCTGAGGCGTCTCTACGGGATCCTGGGCTCTTGTCTCTTCTACAAG TCGTACCTGATCGCCAGCCATCTCCCTAAAGAGGATCTGCTGGACGTGTGTTTGTACATTCGCCACTACCGCCTGCTGTCCgccgagcggcggcggcggcggcggacggGCCAACTGCTCATCTGGCGCGAGGTCTTTCTTCAGGGTCCCCTTCCTCGACGACACTTCCTTCTCATTGTGGGCTTG GGCTGCTGGCTGCAGTGTGTGCTGCTGGAGGCCAGAAGCTGCGCGAGGCATTCCGATGCATCTCCGGGCCCCGATTGCATTTACGTAGATCAG GCCAAGGCCACGCTGCTACGATTGGAGATTCTGGAGGAAGCTGTCGAAGATCGCCTGAACGCCCCCGCTGCTCCGCGCCTGTTCTGTGCAGACTGGTTCCTCCAAGCTGGCCCGTCCCAGGCCCATCTAGACGGCCCGTTTGGGGAGAAGACCCAAGATTGGCGGGGTGAGGGACACACGGACACCGGGGCAAGTTCTCCAGCGATTCCACGACTCGACACAAACGAAGCACCCTGCCATGAGGATCATTgcttgttgcattttttttttttcttcctccatcaGGCCCAGTGGACAAAGCGGTCCAACCCGTTCTACCTGAGCGCACTCATGAAGACTCTGAGTAGGAGGGATGCGGACGAGATGCCCGGCGCCAGCAG GCTGAGCGTCGGTGCCGAGAACATCTTGTTCCACTACCTGCTCATGGAAACGGTCCAGGGGATCTTCATCGGGCCCACGCTAACGGACGAGGCTCAGCTCGGCGGATCCGTTCACCCGTTGCTCGTTCGCAACTTTCACCGCTGCTGCCTGTCCATTCGGGCCGTGTTCAAAGAAAACATGTCGCTGCAA GGGCAGCGGGCGGCTGGGCGGCCTGGTGGCGTGGGCCCGGTCAAAGAGCACGGAGTCTTGTTCCAGTTTCTACCTGAAAACCGGACAGAACAGAGGAAAGCCGCACCCACCCTGACGTACTGGGTCATCGG GCGATTGTTGCTGGAGCCCGTTCCTCAAGAGTTCTATGTGTGCTTTCACGACTCTGTACCGGAGGTTCCTGTGGAGATGGCCTTCAGACTCTCTTTTGGTTTGGCCACTTGA